From the Lathyrus oleraceus cultivar Zhongwan6 chromosome 4, CAAS_Psat_ZW6_1.0, whole genome shotgun sequence genome, one window contains:
- the LOC127075201 gene encoding protein MAIN-LIKE 2-like — MHVPMVSPILMAPLFRIVHGRQMKWRHHANTNFYALIHFPINTSTPSTILPHQHSHYFIYNTSFTISFSTTSSNFIYTNSPTICLYSQWVKHTEEQLQTSQHTFRTRVHEFVPMDPMIQPYVELAGFGQISKIMSWSIDNKFILVLCERWRPETHTFWFPTGECTVTLEDVYMLLGLRIEGKAVNGKTNYANSICMELLDTDLLDDNARGQGILLSRLKSYYNSLYLDEHSTEDARIIKTRCYIMLLLGSFLFPEGSGSSMHIMYLPLLRDVDRIGSYSWGSACLAYLYSSLCKNSHKDTSTFSGCAVLLQAWGWSRLPSLAPVNNNPFTFPYAKKWSARGMSYSRCPRHCITQYRNLLDHLRQTDFIWRPYLKLDHEHEVNPEDAAVWTACTPIIRFTTVEMHNTDRVKLQFGMVQNIPDPPASLREWHMRKVNDQWNFNPWQTFARSECRKWKHRHDHVLTNAVMPNKVWTQPYGEHAHR, encoded by the exons atgcatgtacctatggtgtcgccaatttTAATGGCGCCCCTCTTTAggattgtacatggtcgccaaatgaagtggagacaccatgcaaacacaaatTTTTATGCTCTCATCCATTTtcctataaatacatccactccttcaacaattcttccacaccaacattctcactacttcatctacaatacttcttttacaatttcattttcaacaacatcttccaatttcatctacaccaactccccaacaatatgtctttactcacaatgggtgaagcacacagaggaacagttgcaaacatcgcaacatac gtttcgaactcgagtccacgaatttgtcccaatggacccgatgattcaaccttatgttgaactcgccggttttggtcagattagcaagattatgtcttggtctatagataacaagttcattctagtcttatgcgaaagatggaggccagagacacacacattttggtttccaaccggtgagtgtaccgtgacgttagaagacgtctacatgcttttaggactacgaattgaaggcaaagctgttaatggtaagaccaactatgcaaattcaatttgcatggagcttttagacactgatttgttagatgataatgctagaggtcaaggtatactactctcacgcctaaagtcatattataatagtttatatttagatgagcattctaccgaagatgctcgaataatcaaaactaggtgttacattatgttgttactaggatcctttttatttcccgaaggtagtggttctagcatgcatattatgtacttacctctacttagagatgtagatagaataggtagttacagttggggatccgcatgtctagcctatctctatagttcgttgtgcaaaaactcccacaaagacacatctacattttctggatgtgctgttttgctacaagcatggggatggtcaagactaccgtctctagcaccggtcaataacaaccctttcacttttccatatgcaaaaaa atggtcggcacgtggtatgagttacagcagatgtccgagacactgtattactcagtatcgcaacctgttggatcaccttcgacagacagac ttcatttggcgtccataccttaaaCTGGATCATGAGCATGAGgtcaaccctgaagacgcagccgtatggacagcatgcacaccgataatacggttcacaacagtggagatgcacaacaccgatcgtgtgaagctgcagttcggtatggtccagaatatcccagatcccccagctagcctacgagaatggcatatgcgtaaagtgaacgaccaatggaacttcaacccttggcaaaccttcgcaagatcggagtgtcgcaagtggaagcaccgtcatgaccatgtcttaactaACGCAGTCATGCCAAATAAGGTATGGACGCAGCCGTATGGAGagcatgcacaccgataa